The following proteins are encoded in a genomic region of Drosophila miranda strain MSH22 chromosome 4, D.miranda_PacBio2.1, whole genome shotgun sequence:
- the LOC108162015 gene encoding uncharacterized protein LOC108162015: MDEQKPQQQQQPQPNLDGMSNEASSVSGLRRQPTKYPHGLNITVQTIDDDDYSRASTLRSKGSSEESACWSDTHKYRIGMLGSPEALAELQVRRYKYPLTSPSYYLEAAQQKPTPLMLLGYARRACRWKYLRWPIIFVASVLLFFGLITYCLWLHDVSVARARFLQRRHESAVTSSTSSSAEVYDEETTTTDPDGEPQETTRLRAVEGGEHTTEFQPEMTLEEGQEEDYDDTLLPADSIRFTSGHQNSFGVPIEQDKRMLQLLKDLLPRPQATPPGHEQPLTRVSPTLPPPSAASGRPTEAMSTTPSPTNSGCYSTMLPMCQGVLDYDLTYNREGSAPRDAAAMTAYEDLLRANCSARAIEFVCAALEPECRPSPMGQLPPCRRICKAILEACSIAISNSDVLSELFDCSQYPDAHESHKCEDPTRRRDDCYANEFQCHDGSCIPQQWQCDKIKDCSGGEDEDEQCLVCEQQDEFRCRSNEKCIPEGLRCDLNFDCLDGSDEEDCDEYGSGDSAPFDEAELNAFPRVFSYASFLSPNETNDKLYTYITATTDEEAGTETKFQIHQVAAPVPTPVNGSSGEAGPKGFVNFRDSKEIMMTSDSENKFKYSQRANRTSVKFSISGPTTPAARTASAIPSSALVQQRGRTTSTTTTTTSTTTTKAPPTTQTAVTAPGGCLPHELRCVSGKCITVSQLCDKQIDCPDAADELMCVYRERPSGRRTTTTSSTTSTPKPPRATPTPTSSARTTSTNHSAKGSTTTRRSVRTTPNRSRKPKS, translated from the exons ATGGATGAACAGaagccccagcagcagcagcagccacaaccGAACCTCGATGGCATGTCGAATGAGGCCTCATCAGTCAGTGGATTGAGACGTCAGCCCACAAAATATCCGCACGGCCTCAATATCACGGTGCAGAccatcgacgacgacgactactCCCGCGCCTCGACTCTGCGCAGCAAGGgctccagcgaggagtcggcCTGCTGGAGCGACACCCACAAATATCGCATTGGCATGCTGGGCAGCCCCGAGGCCCTGGCGGAGCTCCAGGTGCGCCGCTACAAGTATCCCCTGACGAGCCCCAGCTACTACCTGGAAGCGGCCCAGCAGAAGCCCACGCCCCTGATGCTCCTGGGCTATGCCCGGCGCGCCTGTCGCTGGAAGTACCTGCGCTGGCCCATCATCTTCGTGGCCAGCGTGCTGCTCTTCTTCGGCCTGATCACTTACTGCCTGTGGCTGCACGACGTGAGTGTGGCCCGGGCACGCTTCCTGCAGCGCCGCCACGAATCAGCCGTCACGTCCTCCACGAGCAGCAGCGCCGAGGTCTACGATGAGGAAACCACCACCACGGACCCGGACGGGGAGCCCCAGGAGACCACGCGACTCAGAGCGGTCGAGGGGGGGGAGCACACAACGGAGTTCCAGCCAGAGATGACTTTGGAGGAGGGGCAGGAGGAGGACTACGACGACACCTTGCTGCCGGCAGACAGTATTCGATTCACATCTGGTCACCAGAACAGCTTCGGGGTGCCCATCGAGCAGGACAAGCGAATGCTGCAGTTGCTGAAGGAC CTACTGCCCAGACCCCAGGCCACGCCTCCAGGCCACGAGCAGCCCCTCACGCGGGTCTCGCCCACTCTGCCGCCTCCGTCGGCGGCCAGCGGACGACCCACAGAGGCCATGAGCACCACGCCGTCGCCGACAAACAGCGGCTGCTACTCCACCATGCTGCCCATGTGCCAGGGCGTGCTCGACTACGACCTCACCTACAACCGGGAGGGGTCTGCCCCACGGGATGCCGCCGCCATGACGGCGTACGAGGACCTCCTGCGGGCCAACTGCTCGGCGCGGGCCATCGAGTTTGTGTGCGCGGCCCTGGAGCCGGAGTGCCGGCCCTCGCCCATGGGCCAGCTGCCGCCCTGTCGAAGGATCTGCAAGG CCATTCTGGAGGCCTGCTCCATAGCTATATCCAACTCGGATGTCCTCAGCGAGCTGTTCGACTGCAGCCAGTACCCCGATGCCCACGAGAGCCACAAGTGCGAGGATCCCACGCGGCGGCGGGACGACTGCTATGCGAATGAGTTCCAGTGCCACGACGGCAGCTGCATAccgcagcagtggcagtgcgaCAAGATCAAGGACTGCTCGGGCggcgaggacgaggacgagcaGTGTCTGGTGTGCGAGCAGCAGGACGAGTTCCGGTGCCGCTCCAACGAGAAGTGCATTCCGGAGGGGCTGCGCTGCGACCTCAACTTTGACTGTCTCGACGGCAGCGACGAGGAGGACTGCGACGAGTACGGCTCGGGGGACTCGGCCCCCTTCGACGAGGCGGAGCTGAACGCCTTCCCCAGGGTCTTCTCCTACGCCAGCTTCCTGTCGCCCAACGAGACCAACGACAAGTTGTACACCTACATCACGGCCACCACGGACGAGGAGGCGGGCACCGAGACCAAGTTTCAGATCCATCAGGTGGCTGCACCCGTTCCCACGCCAGTGAATGGCTCCAGCGGCGAGGCAGGACCCAAGGGGTTTG TAAACTTTCGGGACAGCAAGGAGATCATGATGACCAGCGACTCGGAGAACAAGTTCAAGTACTCCCAGAGGGCCAATCGCACTTCCGTGAAGTTCAGCATCAGTGGACCCACGACGCCGGCGGCAAGGACAGCCAGTGCGATTCCCAGCTCTGCTTTGGTGCAACAGCGAGGAcgcaccaccagcaccaccaccaccacgacGAGTACGACCACCACTAAGGCCCCACCCACAACACAGACAGCGGTGACTGCCCCAGGGGGTTGTCTGCCCCACGAGCTGCGGTGCGTGAGTGGCAAGTGCATCACAGTCAGTCAGCTGTGCGATAAG CAAATTGATTGTCCCGATGCCGCCGACGAGCTGATGTGCGTCTATCGGGAGCGTCCCAGTGGCCGTAGGACTACCACGACCAGCAGCACCACTTCAACCCCGAAGCCGCCCAgagccacgcccacgcccacaaGCAGTGCCAGAACCACATCGACGAACCACAGTGCCAAAGGCAGCACCACAACGCGACGCTCAGTGCGGACCACGCCCAATCGAAGTCGAAAGCCCAAGTCTTAG